In Leisingera sp. NJS204, the following are encoded in one genomic region:
- a CDS encoding copper resistance system multicopper oxidase has translation MPPIAPWRAAVAGAALALSAAAAAQAATYDITVDKIRINAGDFRKSGVGYNNSQTPTILRFREGEEVTLNVTNNLREDTSIHWHGLILPFDQDGVPKISFDGIKPGETFTYKFPIVQAGTYWFHSHSGFQEPDGAYGAIVIEPKRGETVRADRDYIVQLTDTHPHRGKRIMRNLKMSADYYNRSQRTLQDLIQDSGSMGLKAALEDRKMWGRMRMMPTDIEDVQGFAPMINGQSTAQNWTGLFKPGEKVRLRLINSSAMAYFDVRIPGLKMTVVQADGNDVKPVAVDELRIAVAETYDVIVQPRENRPYSIVAESMGRTAMVRGTLAPREGLVGPVPEMRPKPRLTMADMAGMMGDMGMEGHVMRSDTGMSDSVMMMPGMDHSQHEMPAASDSPSMAGMDHGQHNMAAPTKAEPMAEMDHSQHNMSGAKKSKGGAMAGMNHDGHQMMMAGEQEGFYAAGSGLTPSAANGGKFLSYEDLSARRPFYRDRPATREIELRLTGNMERYIWSINGKKLSEAEPLRLKYGERVRFKFVNETMMAHPMHLHGMWTILDTGKGRRDPIKHTVSIAPGTTVYTETEVDATGQWAFHCHLSYHADAGMFRKVIVEGGPA, from the coding sequence ATGCCACCCATCGCACCTTGGCGCGCGGCCGTTGCCGGCGCCGCCCTTGCCCTGTCCGCGGCTGCCGCCGCCCAGGCCGCGACCTATGACATCACCGTGGACAAGATCCGCATTAACGCCGGGGACTTCCGCAAGTCTGGTGTCGGCTACAACAACAGCCAGACCCCGACCATCCTGCGCTTTAGGGAAGGCGAGGAGGTCACGTTGAACGTGACCAACAACCTGCGCGAAGACACCTCGATTCACTGGCACGGGCTGATCCTGCCGTTTGACCAGGACGGGGTGCCGAAGATCAGCTTCGACGGCATCAAGCCGGGCGAGACCTTCACCTATAAATTTCCGATCGTGCAGGCGGGCACTTATTGGTTCCACAGCCATTCCGGGTTCCAGGAGCCGGACGGGGCCTATGGCGCCATCGTTATCGAGCCGAAACGCGGCGAAACGGTGCGGGCGGACCGCGACTATATAGTGCAGCTGACTGATACACATCCGCACCGCGGCAAGCGGATCATGCGGAACCTCAAAATGTCGGCGGATTACTACAACCGCTCGCAGCGCACGCTGCAGGACTTGATCCAGGATTCCGGCAGCATGGGGCTGAAAGCGGCGCTGGAAGACCGCAAGATGTGGGGCCGGATGCGAATGATGCCGACCGACATTGAGGACGTTCAGGGCTTTGCTCCGATGATCAATGGCCAGAGCACCGCGCAGAACTGGACTGGCCTGTTTAAGCCAGGCGAGAAAGTCCGGCTGCGGTTGATCAACTCGTCTGCGATGGCCTATTTCGATGTGCGGATTCCCGGTCTGAAAATGACCGTGGTGCAGGCAGACGGCAATGACGTGAAGCCAGTCGCAGTGGATGAGCTCCGTATCGCGGTGGCTGAGACCTATGACGTGATTGTACAGCCCCGGGAAAACCGGCCCTACAGCATTGTCGCGGAATCCATGGGCCGCACCGCGATGGTGCGCGGCACCCTGGCGCCGCGCGAGGGGCTGGTCGGACCGGTCCCCGAAATGCGCCCCAAGCCGCGGCTAACTATGGCCGATATGGCCGGCATGATGGGTGACATGGGCATGGAAGGCCATGTGATGCGCAGCGACACCGGCATGTCGGACAGTGTCATGATGATGCCGGGCATGGATCACAGCCAGCACGAGATGCCGGCCGCCTCTGACAGCCCGTCCATGGCCGGAATGGACCATGGCCAGCACAACATGGCTGCGCCGACCAAAGCTGAACCGATGGCTGAAATGGACCATAGCCAGCACAATATGAGCGGGGCCAAGAAATCCAAAGGCGGCGCAATGGCCGGGATGAACCACGACGGGCATCAAATGATGATGGCTGGCGAACAGGAAGGCTTTTACGCGGCGGGCAGCGGGCTGACTCCCAGCGCGGCAAACGGTGGAAAATTCCTGTCCTATGAAGATCTCAGCGCCCGCCGGCCGTTCTATAGGGACCGTCCGGCGACACGGGAGATCGAGCTGCGCCTCACTGGCAACATGGAGCGCTACATCTGGTCGATCAACGGCAAGAAGCTGTCCGAGGCCGAGCCGCTGCGGCTGAAGTACGGCGAACGGGTCCGGTTCAAATTCGTCAATGAAACCATGATGGCCCACCCGATGCACCTGCACGGCATGTGGACGATTCTGGATACCGGCAAAGGCCGCAGGGATCCCATCAAGCACACCGTCAGCATCGCGCCAGGCACCACCGTCTACACCGAAACCGAAGTCGATGCGACTGGCCAGTGGGCCTTCCACTGCCACCTCTCCTACCACGCCGACGCGGGCATGTTCCGCAAAGTAATCGTCGAAGGCGGCCCGGCTTGA
- a CDS encoding copper resistance protein B, with protein MSKTRNAAFAAAGAAALWSAPAGAEQQIYGFQAEQLEYRKSDGADTFVWDFDALIGNDELKLVWRSEGERIQGAGGFEALENQLRLQFPVSTFFDAVAGVQASMPEGLPDRYNAVLGLKGLAPQWFEIDADLYLSDNSFFRFEGEYEAALTNRLILSPNLELTVPLQDDPAYDQAAGGATVEAGLRLSYDLIDRAVSPYIGVNYEESFGGTADLLRASDEENGVFSVVFGTRLMF; from the coding sequence ATGAGCAAAACACGCAACGCGGCCTTTGCCGCGGCCGGCGCGGCGGCACTTTGGTCCGCCCCTGCCGGAGCAGAGCAGCAGATCTACGGCTTTCAGGCAGAGCAGCTGGAATACCGGAAAAGCGACGGCGCGGACACGTTCGTCTGGGATTTCGACGCCCTGATCGGCAACGATGAGCTGAAGCTTGTCTGGCGCAGTGAAGGCGAGCGGATTCAGGGCGCAGGCGGGTTCGAGGCCCTGGAAAACCAACTGCGGCTGCAGTTCCCGGTTTCCACCTTCTTTGATGCGGTGGCCGGGGTGCAAGCCAGCATGCCGGAAGGTCTTCCGGACCGCTACAATGCGGTTCTGGGCCTCAAAGGGCTGGCGCCGCAGTGGTTCGAAATCGACGCCGACCTGTACCTCTCGGACAACTCATTCTTCCGGTTCGAGGGCGAGTATGAGGCTGCGCTGACCAACCGCCTGATCCTGTCTCCGAACCTCGAGCTGACAGTGCCGCTGCAGGATGATCCAGCCTACGATCAAGCGGCTGGCGGCGCCACGGTCGAAGCCGGGCTTCGGCTGAGCTACGACCTGATCGACCGGGCGGTCTCTCCCTACATCGGCGTCAACTACGAGGAATCCTTTGGCGGCACAGCGGATCTGCTGCGCGCCAGCGATGAAGAGAACGGCGTGTTCTCAGTCGTCTTCGGGACCAGACTAATGTTCTGA
- a CDS encoding cupredoxin domain-containing protein, which produces MKKLFLSAALAALASTPVLAGVSGHGDGHGAHGSHGEQMAAGMPGNRSKVNRTVKVIMKETDDGEMIFTPSAMEFKQGETIRFLVVNKGELDHEFVLDTPERNAMHKQAMSEQMEMHNTPNAVTLAPGKRGEIIWNFSNGGTFEFACLIPGHYESGMYGQVAVQ; this is translated from the coding sequence ATGAAGAAGCTTTTCCTTTCCGCGGCGCTGGCCGCCCTGGCCAGCACCCCTGTTCTGGCCGGTGTATCAGGCCACGGCGACGGCCATGGCGCCCATGGCAGCCATGGCGAACAGATGGCGGCCGGCATGCCGGGGAACCGCAGCAAGGTCAACCGCACAGTGAAAGTGATTATGAAGGAAACCGACGACGGCGAGATGATCTTCACGCCCTCTGCCATGGAGTTCAAGCAGGGCGAAACCATCCGCTTTTTGGTGGTAAATAAAGGCGAACTGGACCACGAATTCGTCCTGGACACGCCGGAGCGCAACGCCATGCACAAGCAGGCCATGTCGGAGCAGATGGAAATGCACAACACGCCGAACGCCGTCACCCTGGCCCCCGGCAAGCGCGGCGAAATCATCTGGAACTTCAGCAATGGCGGAACATTCGAATTCGCCTGCCTGATCCCGGGCCACTATGAATCCGGCATGTACGGCCAGGTTGCAGTCCAATGA